One genomic window of Gemmatimonadales bacterium includes the following:
- the ileS gene encoding isoleucine--tRNA ligase: MSADRFRPLAAADPDALERELLARWKTEDLFHETQRRTARGAPFVFYEGPPTANGRPGIHHVVARTIKDLVCRFQVMHGRRVGRIAGWDTHGLPVEIEVERQLGLGGKMDIGDGPGAKVSVAEFNRLCRESVWKYKAEWEALSDRIGYWLDYDHPYVTYTAPYIESVWWLLRQLHEKGLLGKGHKVLPYCPRCGTTLSSHELALGYDTAKDPSVTVLFPVEGEPDRALLVWTTTPWTLVSNFAIAVNPDLDYVEVEVRGRRLVLAEARAPFVRPGGEAEPLSAHPVLRRIKGRDLVGLRYRLPLEVVPRPAGERQLVVAAPFVTAEDGTGLVHLAAFGADDFVVARERGLAYAVPVDASGKFRGTSWPAIEGVFVKDADAAIIQRLKDEGHLLARETVEHTYPFCWRCDTPLLYYPRESWFVLTSRIKDRLLALNRGIGWHPPEIGSGRFGEWLENNVDWALSRDRFWGTPLPVWVCDREAAHVEVIGSYGALADRWGQPLPADFDPHKPGIDAFTWRCAACAGTMRRVSEVIDAWFDSGAMPVAQWHYPFEHQREFREQFPADLIAEGVDQTRGWFYSLLAIAAGVFHEAAYRNVVVNELVLDAAGQKMSKSRGNVVEPMAVIGKVGADAVRLFLLAASQVWLPKRFDESAIPDVAGAALDKLRHSYNLFPLYAEDWRPSAADPVRTARPLVDRWLLGRLARTVREVEAAWAGYDVTAGTRAILAFVVDDLSNWWVRLNRARFWVPGGKADPAALATLHEALVVTARLLAPAAPFLSDALHRALLGGSVHLAPFPVPAPGVDDARLDRAMDVVRRLASLARSAREDVGIRVRQPLARLLAAVPPDVERATFDALVPLLRSEVNVKLVELVTRGTDLVTLEARPSFRALGKRFGKTTPAVAEAIRGLSADDVARFEAGEPVTVEVDGERHALAPDDLVVHRQARGDVVVRADGGVVAALDPMLTDELRQEGLAREVVSRVQRLRREAGYRVTDRIELWVKGDRPVEEATRRHADYIAGETLALALTVGHEAPAADLVQELDVDGHRARLAVRRTG, encoded by the coding sequence GTGAGCGCCGACCGCTTCCGGCCGCTCGCGGCCGCCGACCCCGACGCGCTGGAGCGGGAGCTCCTGGCGCGCTGGAAGACCGAGGACCTGTTCCACGAGACGCAGCGCCGCACCGCGCGCGGCGCGCCGTTCGTATTCTACGAGGGCCCGCCCACCGCCAACGGCCGTCCGGGCATCCACCACGTGGTGGCCCGCACCATCAAGGACCTGGTGTGCCGGTTCCAGGTGATGCACGGCCGCCGGGTGGGCCGCATCGCCGGCTGGGACACGCACGGCCTCCCGGTCGAGATCGAGGTGGAGCGGCAGCTCGGCCTGGGCGGGAAGATGGACATCGGCGACGGGCCCGGCGCGAAGGTCTCGGTGGCCGAGTTCAACCGGCTGTGCCGCGAGAGCGTGTGGAAGTACAAGGCGGAGTGGGAAGCGCTCTCCGACCGGATCGGCTACTGGCTGGACTACGACCACCCGTACGTCACCTACACCGCGCCGTACATCGAGTCGGTGTGGTGGCTGCTGCGGCAGCTCCACGAGAAGGGGCTGCTGGGCAAGGGGCACAAGGTGCTGCCCTACTGCCCGCGCTGCGGCACCACGCTCTCGAGCCACGAGCTGGCCCTGGGCTACGACACGGCGAAGGACCCGTCGGTCACCGTGCTGTTCCCGGTGGAGGGCGAGCCCGACCGCGCGCTGCTGGTGTGGACCACCACGCCGTGGACGCTGGTTTCCAACTTCGCCATCGCGGTGAACCCGGACCTCGACTACGTGGAGGTCGAGGTCAGGGGCCGCCGTCTCGTGCTGGCCGAGGCGCGCGCGCCGTTCGTGCGTCCGGGCGGCGAGGCCGAGCCGCTCTCCGCGCACCCGGTGCTGCGGCGGATCAAGGGCCGCGACCTGGTGGGGCTCCGCTACCGGCTGCCCCTCGAAGTGGTGCCGCGGCCGGCGGGGGAGCGGCAGCTGGTCGTGGCCGCGCCGTTCGTGACCGCGGAGGACGGCACCGGCCTGGTGCACCTCGCGGCCTTCGGCGCCGACGATTTCGTGGTGGCGCGGGAGCGCGGGCTGGCCTACGCGGTGCCGGTGGACGCCAGCGGGAAGTTCCGCGGCACCAGCTGGCCGGCGATCGAGGGCGTGTTCGTCAAGGACGCCGACGCCGCGATCATCCAGCGGCTGAAGGACGAAGGCCACCTGCTCGCGCGCGAGACGGTGGAGCACACCTATCCGTTCTGCTGGCGCTGCGACACGCCGCTGCTCTACTACCCGCGCGAATCATGGTTCGTCCTGACCAGCCGGATCAAGGACCGGCTGCTGGCCTTGAACCGGGGCATCGGCTGGCACCCGCCGGAGATCGGCAGCGGGCGGTTCGGCGAGTGGCTCGAGAACAACGTGGACTGGGCCCTGTCGCGCGACCGCTTCTGGGGCACGCCGCTGCCGGTGTGGGTGTGCGACCGCGAGGCCGCGCACGTCGAGGTGATCGGGTCCTACGGCGCGCTGGCGGACCGGTGGGGCCAGCCCCTGCCCGCGGACTTCGACCCGCACAAGCCGGGGATCGACGCCTTCACGTGGCGGTGCGCCGCGTGCGCCGGCACGATGCGCCGGGTGAGCGAGGTGATCGACGCCTGGTTCGACTCGGGCGCGATGCCGGTGGCGCAGTGGCACTACCCGTTCGAGCACCAGCGCGAGTTCCGCGAGCAGTTCCCGGCCGACCTCATCGCCGAGGGCGTGGACCAGACGCGCGGGTGGTTCTACTCGCTGCTGGCCATCGCCGCCGGCGTGTTCCACGAGGCCGCGTACCGGAACGTGGTGGTGAACGAGCTGGTCCTCGACGCCGCCGGCCAGAAGATGTCCAAGAGCCGGGGCAACGTCGTGGAGCCGATGGCGGTGATCGGGAAGGTCGGCGCCGACGCGGTGCGGCTGTTCCTGCTCGCCGCGAGCCAGGTGTGGCTCCCCAAGCGGTTCGACGAGTCGGCGATCCCCGACGTGGCGGGCGCCGCCCTCGACAAGCTCCGGCACAGCTACAACCTCTTCCCCCTGTACGCCGAGGACTGGCGCCCGTCCGCGGCCGACCCGGTGCGCACGGCGCGGCCGCTGGTGGACCGGTGGCTGCTGGGGCGCCTCGCGCGGACCGTGCGCGAGGTCGAGGCGGCGTGGGCCGGGTACGACGTCACGGCGGGGACGCGGGCGATCCTCGCCTTCGTGGTCGACGACCTGTCGAACTGGTGGGTGCGCCTCAACCGCGCGCGCTTCTGGGTGCCGGGCGGGAAGGCGGACCCGGCGGCGCTGGCCACCCTGCACGAGGCGCTGGTCGTGACCGCGCGGTTGCTGGCGCCGGCGGCACCGTTCCTGTCCGACGCGCTGCACCGGGCGCTGCTGGGCGGCTCGGTGCACCTGGCGCCGTTCCCGGTGCCCGCGCCCGGCGTGGACGACGCGCGGCTCGACCGCGCGATGGACGTGGTGCGGCGCCTGGCCTCGCTGGCCCGGAGCGCGCGCGAGGACGTCGGCATCCGGGTGCGCCAGCCGCTGGCGCGGCTGCTGGCCGCGGTTCCCCCGGACGTGGAGCGCGCCACGTTCGACGCGCTGGTGCCCCTACTGCGGTCGGAGGTCAATGTCAAGCTGGTCGAGCTGGTGACCCGCGGGACGGACCTTGTCACGCTGGAAGCGCGCCCTAGCTTTCGTGCCCTCGGAAAGCGGTTTGGCAAGACGACGCCCGCGGTGGCAGAGGCGATCCGGGGCCTGTCCGCGGACGACGTGGCCCGCTTCGAGGCGGGCGAGCCGGTGACGGTCGAGGTGGACGGCGAGCGCCACGCGCTCGCGCCCGACGACCTGGTGGTGCACCGGCAGGCGCGCGGCGACGTGGTGGTGCGGGCCGACGGCGGCGTGGTCGCCGCGCTCGACCCGATGCTCACCGACGAGCTGCGCCAGGAAGGGCTGGCGCGCGAGGTCGTGAGCCGGGTGCAGCGGCTGCGGCGCGAGGCCGGCTACCGGGTGACGGACCGGATCGAGCTGTGGGTCAAGGGCGACCGGCCGGTGGAAGAGGCGACCCGGCGGCACGCCGACTACATTGCGGGGGAAACCTTGGCGCTCGCCCTCACGGTCGGACACGAGGCGCCGGCGGCCGACCTCGTGCAGGAACTGGACGTGGACGGCCACAGGGCGCGGCTCGCGGTGCGCCGCACCGGCTGA
- a CDS encoding purine-nucleoside phosphorylase, with product MSDDAVGRAADAVRARYARTPDVAIILGTGLGGLGREIALEAEVPYQDIPGFPLSTVESHAGRLLCGRLGGRAVVAMAGRFHRYEGYGLRQIAFPVRVMRALGARILIVSNACGGLHPLWAPGDLVMLTDHINLLGDDPLVGPNDDREGPRFPDMSAPYDPQLAALARSVALAQRITLREGVYAAVGGPNLETRAEYRWLRHIGADVVGMSTVPEVIVAVHGGMRVLGISIVTDMGLADALEPADIQRIIRTAAGAEPRLTALIRGVVERLAA from the coding sequence GTGAGCGACGATGCGGTCGGCCGGGCCGCGGACGCGGTGCGCGCGCGCTACGCGCGCACCCCGGACGTGGCGATCATCCTCGGCACGGGCCTCGGCGGCCTGGGACGCGAGATCGCGCTCGAGGCCGAGGTCCCCTACCAGGACATCCCCGGCTTCCCGCTCTCCACGGTGGAGTCGCACGCCGGCCGGCTCCTGTGCGGCCGGCTGGGCGGCCGCGCCGTGGTGGCGATGGCGGGGCGGTTCCACCGCTACGAGGGCTACGGCCTCCGGCAGATCGCGTTCCCCGTCCGCGTGATGCGCGCGCTCGGCGCGCGCATCCTGATCGTCTCCAACGCCTGCGGCGGGCTGCACCCGCTGTGGGCGCCCGGCGACCTCGTGATGCTCACCGACCACATCAACCTGCTCGGCGACGACCCGCTGGTGGGTCCGAACGACGACCGCGAGGGCCCGCGCTTCCCGGACATGTCCGCGCCGTACGACCCGCAGCTCGCCGCCCTCGCCCGGAGCGTCGCGCTGGCCCAGCGCATCACGCTGCGCGAGGGGGTGTACGCCGCGGTGGGCGGGCCCAACCTCGAGACCCGCGCGGAGTACCGCTGGCTGCGCCACATCGGGGCCGACGTGGTGGGGATGAGCACCGTGCCCGAAGTGATCGTCGCCGTCCACGGCGGGATGCGGGTGCTCGGCATCTCGATCGTCACCGACATGGGGCTGGCCGACGCGCTCGAGCCCGCCGACATCCAGCGGATCATCCGCACCGCGGCGGGCGCGGAGCCGCGGCTCACGGCCCTGATCCGCGGCGTGGTGGAGCGGCTGGCCGCGTGA
- a CDS encoding chemotaxis protein CheC, with amino-acid sequence MEDIRDLKALQLDALREVENIGAGHAATALSQMTNRRIMITVPQITVTRLEDVAGVLGEPPQVVAAILLHMMGDLTGRTLLVFPEAAARRLCDLLLRRAPGTTTEFGAIEQSSLKEAGNILCGAFMSALSSFMGMMLLPSVPSLLVDLSSAVITSAYLDFGSERDYVLCVETQFQFEAEAEALRGHFLLVPDLASLRAILQAVRLT; translated from the coding sequence ATGGAAGACATTCGGGATCTCAAGGCTCTGCAGCTCGACGCGCTGCGCGAGGTGGAGAACATCGGCGCGGGGCACGCCGCCACCGCGCTGTCGCAGATGACCAACCGGCGCATCATGATCACCGTGCCGCAGATCACGGTGACCCGGCTGGAGGACGTGGCGGGCGTGCTCGGGGAGCCGCCGCAGGTGGTCGCCGCGATCCTGCTGCACATGATGGGCGACCTCACCGGGCGCACCCTGCTCGTCTTCCCGGAGGCGGCCGCCCGCCGGCTGTGCGACCTGCTGCTGCGGCGCGCGCCGGGCACCACCACCGAGTTCGGGGCCATCGAGCAGTCCAGCCTCAAGGAGGCCGGCAACATCCTGTGCGGCGCCTTCATGAGCGCGCTGTCGTCGTTCATGGGGATGATGCTGCTGCCGTCCGTGCCGAGCCTGCTGGTCGACCTCTCCTCGGCCGTCATCACCTCCGCGTACCTCGACTTCGGCAGCGAGCGCGACTACGTGCTGTGCGTGGAGACGCAGTTCCAGTTCGAGGCCGAAGCGGAGGCGCTGCGCGGCCACTTCCTCCTCGTGCCGGATCTCGCGTCGCTGCGCGCGATCCTGCAGGCGGTGCGGCTCACCTGA
- a CDS encoding YggS family pyridoxal phosphate-dependent enzyme, whose amino-acid sequence MDIAAVRSRIAAAAVRAGRSPEDVRIVAVTKGHPLERAREAVAAGLADLGENRVQEALAKQAAWPDGPARWHLIGHLQRNKVKLVVGRFALIHSLDSIRLADALEAAGAAAGRVQDVLVEVNVAREAQKNGALPDEAPALVAHAAGLPHLRLLGLMTMAPYGAPAAVQHQVFGGLRELRDRVSRNSGLATLSQLSMGMSGDFEIAVEEGATMVRLGTILFGERAS is encoded by the coding sequence ATGGATATTGCGGCCGTCCGCTCCCGGATCGCGGCTGCGGCCGTGCGCGCGGGACGCTCGCCCGAGGACGTGCGGATCGTGGCGGTGACCAAGGGCCACCCCCTTGAGCGGGCGCGCGAAGCGGTGGCGGCGGGTCTGGCGGACCTGGGCGAGAACCGGGTGCAGGAGGCGCTGGCCAAGCAGGCGGCGTGGCCGGACGGGCCGGCGCGCTGGCACCTGATCGGCCACCTGCAGCGCAACAAGGTCAAGCTGGTGGTCGGGCGCTTCGCGCTGATCCACTCGCTCGACTCGATCCGGCTCGCCGACGCGCTCGAGGCGGCCGGGGCCGCGGCCGGCCGGGTGCAGGACGTGCTGGTCGAGGTGAACGTGGCGCGGGAGGCGCAGAAGAACGGCGCCCTGCCGGACGAGGCGCCGGCCCTGGTGGCCCACGCGGCGGGGCTGCCGCACCTGCGGCTGCTCGGCCTGATGACGATGGCCCCGTACGGCGCGCCGGCGGCCGTGCAGCACCAGGTGTTCGGAGGGCTGCGGGAGCTGCGGGATCGTGTGTCTCGCAACTCGGGACTCGCAACGCTCAGCCAGCTTTCCATGGGCATGTCGGGCGACTTCGAGATCGCGGTGGAGGAAGGGGCGACGATGGTGCGCCTCGGGACGATTCTCTTCGGGGAGCGTGCGTCATGA
- a CDS encoding TraR/DksA family transcriptional regulator: MTKKQLAHFEKRLLEERARAMKEIGHYDESFNATLQAADGDLSSYSFHMADQGTDAMEREKAFLMASKEGRFLWHLNQALRRLYETPDKYGKCESCGEEIAFDRLDALPHARLCIRCKEKEENGKRH, from the coding sequence ATGACCAAGAAACAGCTCGCGCACTTCGAGAAGCGGCTGCTGGAGGAGCGCGCCCGGGCGATGAAGGAGATCGGCCACTACGACGAGAGCTTCAACGCCACGCTGCAGGCGGCGGACGGCGACCTCTCCTCTTACTCCTTCCACATGGCCGACCAGGGGACCGACGCGATGGAGCGCGAGAAGGCGTTCCTGATGGCCTCCAAGGAAGGCCGCTTCCTGTGGCACCTCAACCAGGCGCTGCGCCGGCTGTACGAGACGCCCGACAAGTACGGCAAGTGCGAGAGCTGCGGCGAGGAGATCGCCTTCGACCGCCTCGACGCGCTGCCGCACGCCCGGTTGTGCATCCGCTGCAAGGAGAAGGAGGAGAATGGCAAGCGTCACTGA
- a CDS encoding DivIVA domain-containing protein, which yields MTDDVFRLTPLDLRKQEFRKAMRGYDPAEVDDFRARAADELERVVRERMALEEKLKRQEEQLVAFRDREKAMNDALVAAQQLRAETREQAEREAQMIVREAEAEGERRLERARREIERLEATTQNLGRQHHAYLAALRSLVERQKAELDAMADALPSPYGKVAGAIQPADAGEAERAREARKSSPKWIKNIVEE from the coding sequence ATGACCGACGACGTGTTCCGACTGACGCCGCTGGACCTGCGCAAGCAGGAATTCCGGAAGGCGATGCGCGGCTACGATCCGGCGGAGGTGGACGACTTCCGGGCCCGGGCGGCGGACGAGCTCGAGCGCGTCGTGCGCGAGCGCATGGCGCTGGAGGAGAAGCTCAAGCGCCAGGAGGAGCAGCTGGTCGCCTTCCGGGACCGGGAGAAGGCGATGAACGACGCGCTGGTGGCGGCGCAGCAGCTCCGCGCCGAGACGCGCGAGCAGGCCGAGCGCGAGGCGCAGATGATCGTCCGGGAGGCCGAGGCGGAAGGGGAGCGCCGGCTGGAGCGCGCCCGCCGCGAGATCGAGCGGCTGGAGGCGACGACCCAGAACCTGGGCCGCCAGCACCACGCCTACCTGGCGGCGCTGCGCAGCCTGGTGGAGCGGCAGAAGGCGGAGCTGGACGCGATGGCCGATGCGCTGCCGTCGCCGTACGGGAAGGTCGCCGGCGCGATCCAGCCGGCCGATGCCGGCGAGGCCGAACGGGCCCGCGAGGCCCGCAAGTCCTCCCCCAAGTGGATCAAGAACATCGTCGAGGAGTGA
- a CDS encoding chemotaxis protein CheA, with amino-acid sequence MDVSRYADLFLSESREHLTAFNHLLLEWERDPAAREPVDGVFRAAHSLKGMAATMGYAAVADLAHRTESLLDVVRRARAAVTPAQLDLLFRAADALERAVAAAVAGRDDPAPLAGLAADLDAAVAQAAPPGAAAPQPAAPAAGGPGPGPGRSVRVALAADAALKGARALLVLARAAALGAVHGVQPPPGAMEAEDFDGRFAFRLDTRTGAPEIEAALRGAGDVETVEVVEEAAESAAEAGRARHIRVDLRRLDELMNLIGELVIARGRLDALARRFAEPDLADVATDVGRLSASLQSEILQARMVPVWQVFDRFPRMVRDLARQMGKQVAFRVEGKEIELDRVILDEIADPLVHLLRNAVDHGIEPPAERAAAGKPPLGQLVLAAERERSSVVVRVADDGRGIDRARVLRRARELGLVADEVEQLSDDDTLAHLIALAGFSTAEHVTDISGRGVGIDAVVTTVRALGGSLEVKSQDGRGTAFTLRLPTTLAIVRALLARVGTETYALPLTHVVEMVESRRGEVQLLQGKEVLVLRGQMVPLVRLWERLGVPHAGPRPPRQPVIVLAMGERRSGVVVDALLGQEEIVVRPFDLPRGAVPVFSGATILGDGAPALILDAGGLI; translated from the coding sequence ATGGACGTCAGCCGCTACGCGGACCTGTTCCTCAGCGAGAGCCGCGAGCACCTCACCGCCTTCAACCACTTGCTGCTCGAGTGGGAGCGCGACCCGGCCGCGCGCGAGCCGGTGGACGGGGTGTTCCGCGCCGCCCACTCGCTCAAGGGGATGGCGGCGACGATGGGCTACGCGGCCGTCGCCGACCTCGCCCACCGCACCGAGAGCCTGCTCGACGTGGTGCGGCGGGCGCGCGCGGCGGTGACGCCGGCCCAGCTCGACCTGCTGTTCCGCGCCGCCGACGCGCTCGAGCGGGCGGTGGCCGCCGCGGTGGCCGGCCGCGACGACCCCGCGCCGCTGGCCGGCCTCGCCGCCGACCTCGACGCCGCGGTGGCCCAGGCGGCGCCCCCCGGCGCGGCCGCGCCGCAGCCCGCGGCGCCGGCGGCGGGCGGGCCCGGCCCGGGGCCGGGGCGCAGCGTCCGCGTCGCGCTCGCCGCCGACGCCGCGCTCAAGGGCGCACGGGCGCTGCTGGTGCTGGCGCGCGCGGCCGCGCTGGGCGCCGTGCACGGCGTCCAGCCGCCGCCCGGCGCGATGGAGGCGGAGGACTTCGACGGCCGGTTCGCGTTCCGGCTCGACACGCGCACCGGCGCGCCCGAGATCGAGGCGGCGCTGCGCGGCGCCGGCGACGTGGAGACGGTGGAGGTCGTCGAGGAGGCGGCCGAGTCCGCCGCCGAGGCGGGGCGCGCCCGCCACATCCGGGTGGACCTGCGCCGGCTCGACGAGCTGATGAACCTCATCGGCGAGCTGGTCATCGCGCGCGGCCGCCTGGACGCCCTGGCGCGGCGGTTCGCGGAGCCGGATCTCGCCGACGTGGCGACCGACGTCGGGCGCCTGTCGGCGTCGCTGCAGAGCGAGATCCTCCAGGCGCGGATGGTGCCGGTGTGGCAGGTGTTCGACCGCTTCCCGCGGATGGTGCGGGACCTCGCCCGCCAGATGGGCAAGCAGGTCGCGTTCCGCGTCGAGGGCAAGGAGATCGAGCTCGACCGCGTGATCCTGGACGAGATCGCGGACCCGCTGGTGCACCTGCTGCGCAACGCGGTGGACCACGGCATCGAGCCGCCCGCCGAGCGGGCCGCCGCCGGCAAGCCGCCGCTGGGGCAGCTGGTGCTGGCGGCCGAGCGCGAGCGCTCGTCGGTGGTGGTGCGGGTCGCGGACGACGGGCGGGGCATCGACCGCGCGCGGGTGCTGCGCCGCGCCCGCGAGCTGGGGCTGGTGGCGGACGAGGTCGAGCAGCTGAGCGACGACGACACGCTCGCGCACCTCATCGCGCTGGCGGGCTTCAGCACCGCCGAGCACGTGACGGACATCTCGGGTCGCGGCGTGGGCATCGACGCCGTGGTCACCACGGTGCGGGCGCTGGGCGGCTCGCTGGAGGTGAAGTCCCAGGACGGGCGCGGGACGGCCTTCACGCTCCGGCTGCCCACCACGCTCGCGATCGTGCGCGCGCTGCTGGCCCGGGTGGGCACCGAGACGTACGCGCTGCCGCTCACCCACGTGGTGGAGATGGTGGAGTCGCGGCGCGGCGAGGTCCAGCTGCTCCAGGGCAAGGAGGTCCTGGTGCTGCGCGGGCAGATGGTGCCGCTGGTGCGCCTGTGGGAGCGCCTCGGCGTGCCGCACGCGGGCCCGCGGCCGCCCCGCCAGCCGGTGATCGTGCTCGCGATGGGCGAGCGCCGCTCCGGAGTGGTGGTGGACGCGCTGCTCGGGCAGGAGGAGATCGTGGTCCGGCCCTTCGACCTCCCGCGCGGGGCCGTGCCCGTGTTCAGCGGCGCCACCATCCTCGGCGATGGGGCGCCGGCGCTGATCTTGGACGCCGGCGGTCTGATCTAG
- a CDS encoding chemotaxis protein CheW, whose product MTARKLLLFRSGGQVFAVEAGAVLEILPDMPPTRIPGAPAAVRGLVNVRGTLVTVVDAGRAIGVGSALQSAGGSLVLVTRHARPVGLAVDEVLDLVTVADTALQDRASLPGVRPDLVRAVGASGGQTFVELATDVLLEPLLP is encoded by the coding sequence ATGACCGCCCGTAAGCTGCTCCTGTTCCGGTCCGGAGGGCAGGTGTTCGCGGTCGAAGCCGGCGCGGTTCTGGAGATCCTGCCGGACATGCCGCCGACGCGCATCCCGGGCGCTCCGGCCGCGGTGCGCGGCCTCGTCAACGTCCGGGGCACCCTGGTCACGGTGGTGGATGCGGGCCGCGCGATCGGCGTGGGGTCCGCCCTGCAGTCGGCAGGCGGGAGCCTGGTGCTCGTCACCCGGCACGCCCGCCCCGTGGGTCTCGCGGTGGACGAGGTCCTCGACCTCGTGACGGTGGCCGATACCGCGTTGCAGGATCGCGCGTCCCTGCCCGGCGTCCGTCCGGACCTGGTGCGAGCCGTCGGTGCCTCTGGCGGCCAGACCTTCGTAGAACTCGCGACCGACGTCTTGCTGGAGCCCTTGCTGCCGTAG
- a CDS encoding RluA family pseudouridine synthase, giving the protein MPLPPATRFSVAVLRAERLDRFLADQLRLSRTAAARLIADGAVLLDERPARASAEPERGNVVSVVFPARAPRQLAPADIPLTVVYEDEELAVIDKPAGLVVHPAPGHWDDTLVNALVARGVRLDGGAPGRLGIVHRLDKDTSGLLVVAKTERAHQRLGDALAARRIERRYAALVWGHLGAAARRIEAPLARHPGDRKRMTVAAGGRRAVTRVRAVARGVAADLAAAGLETGRTHQIRVHLASIGHPVVGDRVYGGAEQRRADATAKDAEQLARAAPRQALHAAWLRLAHPASGAPLDLRSEWPADLRPALAVALGEANLLAVPKPLEYLGFFAFGAWDDRP; this is encoded by the coding sequence GTGCCGTTGCCCCCGGCGACGCGCTTCTCCGTCGCGGTCCTCCGCGCCGAGCGCCTCGACCGGTTTCTCGCCGACCAGCTTCGACTCTCCCGCACCGCCGCCGCCCGCCTCATCGCCGACGGGGCGGTGCTGCTCGACGAGCGGCCCGCGCGCGCCTCGGCGGAGCCGGAGCGCGGGAACGTCGTCTCGGTCGTCTTCCCCGCGCGCGCCCCGCGCCAGCTCGCCCCGGCCGACATTCCGCTCACGGTCGTCTACGAGGACGAGGAGCTCGCGGTGATCGACAAGCCCGCCGGCCTCGTCGTGCACCCGGCCCCCGGCCACTGGGACGACACCCTGGTCAACGCGCTGGTCGCCCGCGGGGTGCGGCTGGACGGCGGCGCGCCCGGCCGCCTCGGCATCGTGCACCGCCTCGACAAGGACACCTCCGGCCTGCTGGTCGTGGCCAAGACGGAGCGCGCGCACCAGCGGCTGGGTGACGCGCTCGCCGCGCGGCGCATCGAGCGGCGCTACGCGGCCCTCGTCTGGGGCCACCTCGGGGCGGCGGCGCGGCGCATCGAGGCCCCGCTCGCGCGCCACCCCGGCGACCGCAAGCGCATGACGGTCGCGGCCGGCGGCCGGCGCGCGGTGACGCGCGTGCGGGCGGTGGCGCGCGGCGTGGCGGCGGACCTGGCGGCGGCGGGTCTCGAGACCGGGCGCACCCACCAGATCCGCGTCCATCTCGCCTCGATCGGCCACCCGGTGGTGGGCGACCGCGTGTACGGCGGCGCCGAGCAGCGCCGCGCCGACGCCACGGCCAAGGACGCCGAGCAGCTCGCCCGTGCCGCGCCCCGCCAGGCCCTCCACGCCGCCTGGCTGCGGCTGGCCCATCCGGCCAGCGGCGCGCCGCTCGACCTCAGGTCGGAGTGGCCCGCCGATCTGCGGCCGGCGCTCGCCGTCGCGCTCGGTGAGGCGAATTTGCTTGCTGTCCCTAAACCCTTGGAGTATCTTGGCTTCTTCGCCTTCGGTGCGTGGGATGACCGCCCGTAA
- the lspA gene encoding signal peptidase II — MASVTERRRFGLTVAVIVALDLVTKLVAVRALPPYLGVRLVGDALQLRLVYNSGAAFGLNLGDHSRWIFMGLSIAAIVVLVAMLRSTRPGDWLRLYALAAICAGALGNLIDRVRSARGVVDFLDVGVGALRWPTFNVADMAVTCGAVALALSLWGEGKKGPAPATEPGTSPPPGV, encoded by the coding sequence ATGGCAAGCGTCACTGAGCGGCGCCGCTTCGGTCTCACCGTCGCGGTGATCGTCGCGCTGGACCTCGTCACCAAGCTGGTGGCGGTCCGCGCCCTGCCGCCGTACCTCGGCGTGCGGCTCGTCGGCGACGCCCTCCAGCTCCGCCTGGTCTACAACTCGGGAGCGGCCTTCGGTCTCAACCTCGGCGACCACTCCCGCTGGATCTTCATGGGCCTGTCGATCGCCGCGATCGTGGTGCTGGTCGCGATGCTCCGCTCCACGCGGCCCGGCGACTGGCTGCGGCTGTACGCGCTGGCCGCGATCTGCGCCGGCGCGCTCGGCAACCTGATCGACCGCGTCCGCTCGGCGCGCGGCGTGGTGGACTTCCTCGACGTGGGCGTCGGCGCCCTGCGCTGGCCGACCTTCAACGTCGCGGACATGGCGGTCACCTGCGGCGCGGTGGCCCTCGCCCTGTCCCTGTGGGGTGAAGGCAAGAAGGGGCCCGCGCCCGCGACCGAGCCGGGAACCTCGCCCCCGCCCGGCGTGTAG
- a CDS encoding response regulator: protein MGHRVLVCDDAIFMRTMISDILSGAGYEVVGEAETGLQAIERYRELNPDLVTMDIVMPDMGGIDAVREIVKQDPNAKILMCSAMGQQALVVEAIQAGAKDFVVKPFQPSRVLEAVQRVLG, encoded by the coding sequence GTGGGCCACAGAGTCCTCGTCTGCGACGACGCGATCTTCATGCGGACGATGATATCCGACATCCTGTCCGGGGCCGGCTACGAGGTGGTGGGCGAGGCCGAGACCGGACTGCAGGCCATCGAGCGCTATCGCGAGCTGAATCCCGACCTGGTCACCATGGACATCGTGATGCCCGACATGGGAGGGATCGACGCCGTCCGCGAGATCGTCAAGCAGGATCCGAACGCCAAGATCCTGATGTGCAGCGCGATGGGCCAGCAGGCCCTGGTCGTGGAAGCCATCCAGGCGGGCGCCAAGGACTTCGTGGTCAAGCCGTTCCAGCCCTCGCGGGTGCTCGAGGCGGTCCAGCGGGTGCTGGGATAG